One genomic window of Leptospira paudalimensis includes the following:
- a CDS encoding MFS transporter yields the protein MKNHSLSGRLWFVLILFGLVGQIAWSVENIYFNLFIYNTISKSTSSVTLMVQLSGIVATFITLFAGILSDRLGNRKYFISLGYLFWGFLTLSFAFVSKENTSLWFGITDETQIIQLTIAIVITLDCIMTAFGSTANDAAFNAYVTDNTGNARSLAEGVLSAMPLIAMLIVAGGFGMIVIALGYPGLFIAVGTLMSLSGLIGIWFIKDHPNLKAQKSDFISDLLYGFRTSVILNHKRLYLYFVAMGIYGIASQIYMPYLIIFMQEYLSFNAIQYSIVLACVILGASVITILLGKQFDGKDKDKLLLQFSTIYIFGMASLYLVAKTLKGYDSTILMVSVGFTSLVLITGFVQVLALLGAQIRDYTPIENTGKLQGIRMIFFVLIPMFIGPMIGQKINESTNLTYIDPANGSIAHVPSPEIFITGAIFCLFIFYPLMLIRRGNQN from the coding sequence ATGAAAAATCACAGTTTGAGTGGACGTCTTTGGTTTGTTCTAATATTATTCGGTCTTGTTGGCCAAATCGCTTGGTCTGTAGAAAACATTTACTTCAATTTATTTATCTACAATACAATTTCTAAAAGTACATCATCCGTCACTCTTATGGTGCAACTGAGCGGAATTGTTGCGACTTTTATCACTTTGTTCGCAGGAATTTTATCTGATCGTCTCGGGAATCGAAAGTATTTTATCTCTCTTGGTTATTTGTTTTGGGGATTTCTTACTTTATCGTTTGCTTTCGTTTCGAAGGAAAACACAAGCCTTTGGTTTGGGATCACAGACGAAACACAAATCATCCAACTCACAATCGCCATTGTCATCACTCTCGACTGTATCATGACAGCATTTGGATCAACAGCAAATGATGCTGCCTTTAATGCATATGTTACCGATAATACAGGGAATGCTAGAAGTTTGGCCGAAGGTGTTTTATCGGCAATGCCACTCATCGCAATGTTAATCGTTGCTGGAGGGTTTGGTATGATCGTCATTGCTCTCGGATACCCTGGACTATTCATTGCTGTTGGAACCTTGATGTCGTTATCTGGTTTGATTGGTATATGGTTCATTAAAGATCATCCGAATCTTAAAGCGCAAAAATCAGATTTTATTTCCGATTTATTATACGGTTTTAGAACTTCCGTAATTCTAAATCATAAACGATTGTATTTGTATTTCGTTGCAATGGGGATTTATGGAATTGCTAGCCAGATTTACATGCCATATTTGATCATATTTATGCAAGAGTATCTCAGTTTTAATGCCATACAATATTCAATCGTTCTCGCTTGTGTGATATTAGGTGCAAGTGTCATTACCATACTCCTTGGAAAACAATTCGATGGGAAAGATAAAGACAAATTGCTCTTACAATTTTCTACTATTTATATCTTTGGAATGGCATCATTGTATCTAGTCGCAAAAACATTAAAAGGCTACGACTCTACAATATTAATGGTATCTGTTGGTTTTACTAGTTTGGTTTTAATCACAGGTTTTGTTCAAGTTTTAGCGCTTCTTGGTGCTCAAATCAGAGACTATACTCCAATTGAAAATACTGGAAAATTGCAAGGAATCCGGATGATCTTCTTTGTCTTAATTCCAATGTTCATCGGACCCATGATTGGACAAAAAATCAACGAATCCACGAATTTAACCTATATTGATCCAGCCAATGGGAGCATAGCACATGTTCCATCTCCAGAAATATTCATAACAGGAGCCATCTTTTGTCTGTTTATCTTTTATCCATTAATGCTAATTAGACGAGGAAATCAAAACTAG
- a CDS encoding lipid A deacylase LpxR family protein, producing the protein MKILLSIFIYILLVDLSYAQSKQNKKQSLIKPVVEPPIEVERTKPNNPDQYQLRLIMENDAFGGFSDRYYTNGSRLEFHMSAGESNPTRKVFSYWNDLFITPNEKTRYLQGFAVGQEFYTPTNITKADVSYGDRPYSSRGYFTNSLTTFTEDTSITTELELGMIGPSVGGKSAQINFHNFIGSPTPQGWDTQIPDSYSVALKTDIRKFYHRFFGTQYNVNLGNIQTDVSFGLIFRFGNVDKTPGPGSSALQPGSPILHEDGKGYWYFYVNPGGTLQAYNATIQGQMGSDKAYKSQNRSSSFSNWDSFLNNPTPNVGEKELQYRLLSEDNGRNTLQRYILFNEFLVNGTSNPYNIGLNYLIFNNIFNGAEEIERTTRLFLLSNLAAQWDQIPTNARALAIYSIFRPEGGKLPPIIRYYSYEVLSQFILDPKQRETLLQLLREEIEYRDNKTYIADLKRAVGFIRAGFVSVSNAGFLFGLHYNYQTIDFQAAKGLPQQHQWIGFQLGKVF; encoded by the coding sequence ATGAAGATTCTCCTCTCAATATTCATATATATTTTGTTAGTTGATTTGTCATATGCACAGTCAAAACAAAATAAAAAACAATCTTTGATCAAACCAGTTGTTGAACCACCAATTGAAGTCGAAAGAACTAAACCAAACAATCCTGACCAATACCAACTTCGTTTGATCATGGAAAATGATGCATTTGGAGGTTTTTCAGATCGGTACTACACAAATGGATCAAGATTAGAATTTCATATGAGTGCAGGGGAATCGAATCCTACTAGAAAAGTTTTCAGTTATTGGAATGATTTATTTATCACACCAAACGAAAAAACAAGATACCTACAAGGATTTGCAGTAGGACAGGAATTTTACACGCCCACAAACATCACAAAGGCGGATGTATCTTATGGAGATAGGCCATATTCCAGCAGAGGTTATTTTACAAATTCATTAACAACCTTTACTGAAGATACAAGTATCACCACAGAACTTGAGTTAGGTATGATAGGGCCATCTGTAGGAGGGAAATCAGCACAAATCAATTTTCATAACTTCATTGGTTCCCCTACTCCGCAAGGTTGGGACACACAAATACCAGATTCTTATTCTGTTGCGTTAAAGACTGATATCCGAAAATTTTACCATCGATTTTTTGGAACCCAATACAATGTAAATTTAGGAAATATCCAAACAGATGTTTCTTTTGGACTGATTTTTCGATTTGGTAATGTGGATAAAACACCAGGGCCGGGCAGTTCAGCACTCCAACCAGGATCTCCCATCCTACATGAAGATGGAAAAGGTTATTGGTATTTTTATGTAAATCCAGGTGGCACCTTACAAGCGTACAATGCAACGATCCAAGGGCAAATGGGTTCGGATAAAGCATATAAATCACAAAACAGAAGTTCGTCGTTTAGTAACTGGGATAGTTTTTTAAACAATCCAACTCCTAATGTGGGAGAAAAAGAGTTACAATACAGATTGTTATCTGAAGATAACGGAAGGAATACTTTACAACGGTATATTTTGTTTAATGAATTTTTGGTAAATGGTACATCAAACCCATATAACATTGGATTAAATTATTTAATTTTTAATAATATCTTTAATGGCGCTGAGGAAATTGAGCGTACCACTCGATTGTTTTTATTATCGAATTTAGCAGCACAGTGGGACCAAATTCCCACAAATGCAAGAGCATTGGCCATATATTCAATCTTTAGGCCGGAAGGAGGAAAACTCCCTCCCATTATTCGCTATTATTCCTATGAAGTTCTTTCTCAATTCATTTTGGACCCTAAACAAAGAGAAACTCTATTACAGTTGTTACGCGAAGAAATCGAATATAGAGATAACAAAACCTATATTGCAGACCTAAAACGTGCAGTTGGATTTATCAGAGCAGGATTTGTTTCAGTTTCGAATGCAGGTTTTTTATTTGGCCTACATTACAATTACCAGACGATTGATTTCCAAGCAGCAAAAGGATTACCCCAACAACACCAATGGATTGGTTTCCAACTAGGGAAGGTCTTTTAG
- a CDS encoding DUF3817 domain-containing protein, translated as MITLIKTKLGRFRILAFLEGVSFLTILFVTMPLKYIYHNPEPNKVVGLVHGLLFLLYLVELFQVKVELNWKLKKTFLAALASVIPFGTFWAEKYLYLKPDNDQNHQN; from the coding sequence ATGATCACTCTAATCAAAACGAAACTAGGTAGGTTCCGAATCTTGGCATTTCTGGAAGGAGTTTCCTTTTTAACAATTCTATTTGTAACGATGCCTCTTAAGTATATCTACCACAACCCAGAACCAAATAAAGTGGTGGGACTTGTACATGGTCTGTTGTTTCTTTTGTATCTAGTTGAATTATTCCAAGTGAAAGTAGAACTGAATTGGAAACTGAAAAAAACATTTCTCGCAGCACTTGCATCTGTGATTCCATTTGGAACTTTTTGGGCTGAAAAATATTTATACTTAAAACCAGATAATGACCAAAACCATCAAAACTGA
- a CDS encoding neutral/alkaline non-lysosomal ceramidase N-terminal domain-containing protein, protein MKIRNYLSFFLFFSLPLLANESGSFFAGMAKKDITGPPVGVMFWGYAREDQTGMGIQTRQYARALVIEDTTTKKPFAYVTAEVGGIPFEIQREVVSKLQKEVDPNFHLGNVLLNASHTHSGPAGHFHYSEISFYSTQFYGDSYTVLRDGIFEAIKEAYQKRKPAELKIGKTYVKDAGVNRSLSAYMANPESERKLYPDNIDKEMVQLNVFVEGKPIGFVNWYGVHPTNITFDNRLISSDNKGIASLLAEKEAIKNGNSSFVAIFAQANEGDVSPNLNLDNTGPGKDIYDSSFIIGKRQFLASQEILKANGKILKGGLQFSHTFIDMSKHPVSSEFSGTGKTEFTCPSAYGYAFAAGSTEEGGGHWLFHEGMTEKNRKFYIDWIAKFMLQSPSEELRECQKPKAVLFPMGETKPLPSLPQILPYGIVLVGDFSILVLPHEVTTMSSRRLKKEVKVVMKDKISEIVLSGLTNDFSGYITTPEEYSTQNYEGGHTLHGSQSLNALRQEFSKMARDLVKGIEFSKSSVSNPMPLDLSDRIHPLKLPDSEIVSEIPKQVLKPSAGDYKKGDKVVCQVNAVSPNIGYPKVTSYLWLEKKVGTDWNRMKSDADFDTKFVFHKPGFFDKGIGKSDLIWESSDTDSEGEYRLVHEGIYLSSDLKKYPYRVECPSFQLH, encoded by the coding sequence ATGAAAATTCGGAACTACCTTTCCTTCTTTCTCTTCTTTTCCCTTCCTCTATTGGCAAATGAGTCAGGGTCGTTTTTTGCTGGGATGGCCAAAAAAGACATCACAGGACCTCCGGTTGGAGTTATGTTTTGGGGTTATGCCCGCGAAGACCAAACAGGAATGGGAATCCAAACCAGACAATATGCACGTGCATTGGTAATCGAAGATACAACGACAAAAAAACCATTTGCCTATGTCACAGCAGAAGTAGGAGGGATTCCATTTGAAATCCAAAGAGAGGTGGTTTCTAAATTACAAAAGGAAGTAGATCCAAATTTTCATTTGGGGAATGTTTTATTAAATGCATCTCATACCCATAGTGGACCTGCAGGTCATTTTCATTATTCAGAAATTTCTTTTTATTCCACTCAGTTTTATGGTGACTCCTATACTGTGTTACGCGATGGAATTTTCGAAGCCATCAAGGAAGCGTATCAAAAAAGAAAACCAGCAGAATTAAAAATTGGTAAAACATATGTGAAAGATGCAGGTGTGAACCGAAGTTTGTCTGCTTATATGGCAAACCCAGAATCGGAAAGGAAATTATACCCAGACAATATAGATAAAGAGATGGTACAACTCAATGTTTTTGTAGAAGGTAAACCAATTGGATTTGTGAATTGGTATGGAGTACATCCGACTAACATAACATTTGATAATCGATTGATTTCTTCAGACAATAAAGGAATCGCATCTTTACTTGCAGAAAAAGAAGCAATCAAAAATGGAAATTCATCCTTTGTTGCCATTTTTGCACAAGCCAACGAAGGAGATGTATCTCCAAATTTAAATTTGGACAATACAGGACCAGGGAAGGATATTTACGATAGTAGTTTTATCATTGGGAAACGACAGTTTTTGGCAAGCCAAGAGATTTTAAAAGCAAATGGCAAAATCTTAAAAGGTGGACTTCAATTTTCTCATACATTCATCGATATGAGCAAACACCCTGTTAGCAGTGAATTCTCCGGGACAGGGAAAACTGAATTTACTTGTCCTTCTGCATATGGATATGCTTTTGCTGCTGGATCAACAGAAGAAGGTGGAGGTCACTGGTTATTCCATGAAGGTATGACAGAGAAAAATCGAAAATTCTATATCGATTGGATCGCCAAATTCATGTTACAGTCACCTTCTGAAGAATTAAGAGAGTGTCAAAAACCAAAAGCAGTTTTATTCCCTATGGGTGAAACAAAACCACTTCCAAGCCTACCTCAAATATTGCCATACGGTATTGTGTTAGTTGGTGATTTTTCGATACTAGTATTGCCCCATGAAGTCACAACAATGTCTAGCCGTAGATTAAAAAAGGAAGTAAAAGTTGTTATGAAGGATAAAATTTCTGAAATTGTTTTATCTGGATTAACAAATGATTTTTCTGGCTACATAACAACTCCAGAAGAATATTCTACACAAAATTATGAAGGTGGACACACCTTACATGGATCACAAAGTTTAAATGCACTGCGCCAAGAATTTTCTAAAATGGCAAGAGATCTTGTAAAAGGAATTGAATTTTCGAAATCATCAGTTTCAAATCCTATGCCTCTCGATTTATCCGATCGAATCCATCCCTTAAAACTTCCAGATTCAGAAATTGTTTCCGAAATACCAAAACAGGTGTTAAAACCAAGTGCAGGTGATTACAAAAAAGGAGACAAAGTGGTTTGCCAGGTGAATGCGGTTAGTCCCAATATTGGTTATCCGAAGGTCACTTCTTACTTATGGCTTGAAAAAAAAGTAGGAACAGATTGGAATCGTATGAAATCCGATGCTGATTTTGATACAAAATTTGTGTTCCACAAACCTGGATTTTTTGACAAAGGCATTGGAAAATCAGATCTTATTTGGGAATCTAGTGATACTGATTCGGAAGGAGAGTACCGATTGGTACATGAAGGAATTTACTTATCAAGTGATTTGAAAAAATATCCATACAGAGTGGAGTGCCCTTCCTTCCAATTACATTAA
- a CDS encoding SDR family NAD(P)-dependent oxidoreductase codes for MNEFYRDEWVWITGASSGIGKELVKQASAQNAKLLLASRKTKDLEQIAKELGLEKGRYAIEKLDLENYKQVSIFTKRCLKKYGVPKVVIHNGGISQRSYTRETNLTTIEKIMNTNFYGAVELTRAILPEIKKPIHFAVISSVAGKMGSPLRSAYSASKFALVGFFHSLRAEEEKTGLFVTMVYPGFIQTNISKNALQGDGSSTGKMDSVIASGLPVQLCAHRILHAVANKQREVVIAGIKEKFGLFLQTILPSLFFKMIQNVKVR; via the coding sequence ATGAACGAATTTTACCGAGATGAATGGGTTTGGATCACAGGTGCCTCTTCTGGGATCGGGAAAGAATTGGTGAAACAAGCTTCTGCACAAAATGCAAAACTTTTACTTGCATCCCGAAAAACAAAAGATTTGGAACAAATTGCCAAAGAACTTGGACTCGAAAAAGGGAGATACGCGATTGAAAAATTGGATCTCGAAAACTATAAACAAGTCTCTATTTTTACCAAACGATGCCTTAAAAAATATGGAGTTCCGAAGGTGGTCATCCATAACGGTGGGATTAGCCAAAGGTCTTATACAAGGGAAACCAATTTAACGACGATCGAAAAAATTATGAATACCAACTTTTATGGCGCTGTTGAGTTAACGCGCGCTATACTTCCAGAAATTAAGAAACCAATCCATTTTGCTGTAATTTCAAGTGTTGCAGGAAAAATGGGAAGTCCATTACGTTCTGCCTATTCTGCATCTAAATTTGCACTTGTGGGATTTTTCCATTCGTTACGAGCGGAGGAAGAAAAAACTGGTTTATTTGTAACAATGGTTTATCCAGGATTTATTCAAACCAATATCTCAAAAAATGCATTACAAGGTGATGGATCTTCGACAGGAAAAATGGATTCTGTAATTGCATCTGGTTTGCCTGTCCAATTATGTGCACATAGAATCCTTCACGCGGTCGCAAATAAACAACGTGAAGTTGTGATCGCAGGGATCAAAGAAAAGTTTGGTTTGTTTTTACAAACGATTCTTCCTTCTTTGTTTTTTAAAATGATCCAAAACGTAAAAGTAAGATAG
- a CDS encoding HAD-IC family P-type ATPase, with protein MLLEYLNVDSIQILNDSKTWDDVHTALLSKIRELEIQEEIQFHFHSIPNQTFESIGQSILIPHFRSKKIKTPELFLFVIPKGISVGEQKIRLVLFQMIPENLPSLHLRLLHGLSSLLPQIFDELMVCEKEAEVLDVVQRGEVNMKPSYKNLNQAQIAFELQTDIELGLSEKEAKVRLQTFGKNVIEKEKSVPMIWKFIKSFFNLFAVLLWVATGLCFVPGVDMPELGVAIFIVVLINGIFSFFQESKSDHAVEALRKLLANECPVIRDGKIVTIPADEIVPGDVIVLAEGDIVPADCRIIESEDVEVDNSSLTGESTSARRYKSESEIVLEGKFLWLEMPNILFAGSSLIKGKTKAVVFGTGQTTEIGQIAGLTSKIKRVVSPLQIQLRQTVISISLFAFSIGVIFLILGYWVAGLSFVQAFLFFIGIFVANVPEGLLPTVTLSLALGVSRMAKRNAILKDLSSVETLGCTTVICSDKTGTLTQNQMRVVEVYFDSKNVSPDDLTKLEGSQLLIECGYYCNNASLEPNPLGDPTELALLYLASGRIVNTSGKRILTNGFDSVRKRMSVILTKENFTTAFAKGGPGEILSICSHVYENGSVVPLDDEKRKKLQTASDASARLGNRILAFSYKLYTNEIDSLDSLTESDVESNMVYLGHCCLADPIRPKVPEAIKKCHTAGIRILMITGDHPLTAESVGHSIGIGGDKPVVITGVQLDQMSDTSLREWVRKGEPIFARVSPSQKLRIVTILQELGEIVAVTGDGVNDGPALKKADIGIAMGKRGTEVAKEAARMIIVDDDFATIVSAIEEGRGVFDNIRKFSAYVLNSNPQELIPFLLWAMFPGFPLLMTVMGVLAVDVGTDLIPAMGLGSEPPEKGIMNRAPRNRNEKLISLGFILRSYLKEGMILFGACISTYFYFVYTECGGVIPSSPDGLNMTKASPEYLQSLTAFFFPTITVQIANVLSKRSRTESVFQMNLFSNQIIWFGIGFSFLLCYLFFYTSLSSIYYFAPLPFHVYLFSFHGTVVLLLYSEIVKYFRRKKLMYT; from the coding sequence ATGTTACTGGAATACTTAAATGTTGATTCCATTCAAATTTTGAATGATTCAAAAACTTGGGATGATGTTCACACCGCACTATTAAGTAAAATTAGAGAATTGGAAATCCAAGAAGAAATCCAATTCCATTTTCATTCGATTCCGAACCAAACATTTGAATCCATCGGACAAAGTATTCTCATCCCACATTTTCGTTCTAAAAAAATCAAAACTCCCGAATTGTTTTTGTTTGTAATCCCCAAAGGAATCTCAGTTGGGGAACAGAAAATCAGATTGGTATTATTCCAAATGATACCAGAAAACTTACCTTCGCTTCATCTGAGATTGTTACATGGACTTTCCTCTTTATTACCTCAAATTTTTGACGAACTAATGGTCTGCGAAAAAGAAGCAGAGGTTTTGGATGTAGTGCAACGCGGCGAAGTGAATATGAAACCAAGTTACAAAAACTTGAACCAAGCACAAATCGCATTTGAATTACAAACCGACATAGAATTGGGCTTAAGTGAAAAAGAAGCAAAGGTTCGATTACAAACCTTTGGTAAAAATGTAATCGAAAAAGAAAAGTCTGTTCCAATGATTTGGAAATTTATCAAAAGTTTTTTTAATCTTTTTGCTGTTTTATTATGGGTAGCAACTGGGCTTTGTTTTGTTCCAGGAGTCGACATGCCAGAGTTAGGTGTCGCGATTTTTATTGTTGTACTCATCAATGGAATTTTTTCATTTTTTCAGGAATCAAAATCTGATCATGCAGTTGAAGCCTTACGTAAGTTACTAGCAAATGAATGTCCAGTGATTCGTGATGGGAAGATAGTAACGATACCTGCCGATGAAATTGTACCTGGTGACGTGATTGTTTTGGCAGAAGGTGATATTGTACCTGCTGATTGCCGGATCATTGAATCAGAAGATGTTGAAGTAGACAATTCATCTTTAACTGGAGAATCTACATCTGCAAGGCGGTATAAATCGGAGAGTGAAATCGTATTAGAAGGAAAGTTTTTGTGGTTAGAGATGCCAAATATTCTTTTTGCAGGAAGTTCACTCATCAAAGGCAAAACAAAAGCTGTCGTATTTGGAACAGGCCAAACTACTGAAATTGGTCAAATTGCGGGACTCACTTCTAAAATTAAAAGAGTCGTAAGCCCTCTTCAAATCCAATTAAGACAAACGGTTATATCGATTTCATTATTTGCATTTAGCATTGGAGTGATCTTTTTAATCCTTGGGTATTGGGTTGCTGGACTTAGTTTCGTCCAAGCATTTTTATTTTTCATTGGAATCTTCGTTGCAAACGTTCCTGAAGGATTACTTCCTACTGTGACTTTGTCTCTAGCTTTGGGTGTCTCACGAATGGCAAAACGAAATGCGATTCTAAAAGATTTGTCGAGTGTGGAAACACTAGGTTGTACAACAGTGATTTGTTCAGACAAAACTGGGACACTGACTCAGAATCAAATGCGTGTTGTTGAAGTTTATTTTGATTCGAAGAATGTTTCTCCAGATGACTTAACAAAACTAGAAGGAAGTCAATTATTAATCGAATGTGGTTATTATTGTAATAATGCTTCCCTAGAACCAAATCCTTTAGGAGACCCCACTGAGTTAGCTTTGTTGTATTTAGCATCAGGACGGATTGTAAATACATCTGGAAAAAGAATTTTAACCAATGGATTTGATTCTGTTCGGAAACGTATGAGTGTGATCCTAACAAAAGAAAATTTTACAACGGCATTTGCGAAAGGTGGACCAGGTGAAATTCTTTCAATTTGTTCTCATGTATATGAAAATGGAAGTGTTGTGCCTTTGGATGACGAGAAGAGAAAAAAATTACAAACTGCTTCCGATGCATCCGCAAGATTAGGAAATAGAATCTTAGCATTCTCTTATAAACTGTACACAAATGAAATTGATTCCTTGGATTCATTAACTGAATCGGATGTTGAATCCAATATGGTGTATTTAGGCCATTGTTGTTTGGCAGATCCAATCCGGCCTAAGGTTCCAGAAGCCATAAAAAAATGCCATACAGCAGGGATTCGAATTCTTATGATCACGGGAGATCATCCTTTGACTGCGGAATCGGTTGGGCATTCCATTGGAATTGGGGGAGATAAACCTGTTGTGATCACTGGGGTCCAGTTGGATCAAATGTCAGATACAAGTTTGAGGGAGTGGGTGAGAAAGGGGGAACCAATTTTTGCACGTGTTTCTCCGTCTCAAAAATTAAGAATTGTAACCATATTGCAAGAGTTAGGTGAAATTGTCGCTGTCACTGGAGATGGAGTCAACGATGGTCCCGCTTTGAAAAAAGCAGATATTGGAATTGCAATGGGGAAAAGAGGAACAGAAGTTGCGAAGGAAGCAGCAAGGATGATCATTGTGGATGATGATTTTGCAACCATCGTATCCGCTATTGAAGAAGGCAGAGGTGTATTCGATAATATACGAAAATTCTCTGCTTATGTTTTAAATTCTAACCCACAAGAACTGATTCCATTTTTACTTTGGGCCATGTTCCCTGGTTTTCCATTGTTAATGACAGTGATGGGAGTCCTTGCTGTGGATGTGGGGACTGACCTAATCCCTGCTATGGGACTAGGATCAGAACCACCAGAAAAAGGTATCATGAACCGAGCACCTAGAAATCGAAATGAAAAATTGATCTCTTTAGGATTTATACTTAGATCGTATCTGAAAGAAGGGATGATTTTGTTCGGTGCTTGTATTAGTACTTATTTTTACTTTGTGTATACGGAGTGTGGTGGTGTGATACCATCTTCTCCCGATGGACTGAATATGACAAAAGCAAGTCCTGAATATTTGCAATCTTTAACAGCATTCTTCTTTCCCACAATTACAGTGCAAATTGCCAATGTTTTAAGTAAAAGGTCGAGAACTGAGTCTGTGTTTCAAATGAATTTATTTTCAAATCAAATCATATGGTTTGGAATTGGATTTTCATTCCTGTTATGTTATTTATTTTTTTATACTTCCTTAAGTTCTATCTATTATTTTGCACCTCTACCGTTTCATGTTTACTTATTTTCCTTTCACGGAACAGTGGTTTTGTTACTGTATTCAGAAATTGTAAAATACTTTAGAAGAAAAAAACTAATGTATACTTAG
- a CDS encoding hybrid sensor histidine kinase/response regulator, protein MEKGSILEGKRILVAEDDAVLGFYLKQQLTELGYQVVHAKDGKLALQYFQDNPFPVVITDHEMPGLNGEELITAVNAYDVEPVIMMITGNTDPKFIVKVMKLGIFDYIIKPIQDFEIAIKVKRAFEFYGMKRVETISRKEQQLRLEGQLEWIQWKEKMSSVGKFKRQNQNLFESLKHSFCQGAGFGALVSILKMIRDTCEFDGKFYKIETELMELIQTNADMAEKSLNQFAEIDSLISSDVTLKKYTIQEFYQELKTWLDEISDILKIQNHKVVISDINQNHSVKFLLVNGICFKKSFIEIMTNACKFSVPNSTITVIIKVELEWFKCAVYNEPIPNYDGTIGIPIQYEHLIFEPFYRLSKNVFERYGTLDFGLGLSYVDTCIKKHDGKISIFNVKDHLDWNGNPKTKVAFQLALPIQLMNKS, encoded by the coding sequence TTGGAGAAAGGATCCATTTTGGAAGGGAAACGTATATTAGTTGCAGAAGATGATGCAGTTCTAGGATTTTATTTAAAACAACAACTAACAGAACTTGGTTACCAAGTAGTACATGCAAAAGATGGCAAACTTGCCTTGCAGTATTTTCAGGACAATCCATTTCCTGTCGTCATTACAGACCATGAAATGCCAGGTTTGAACGGCGAAGAATTGATTACCGCTGTAAACGCATATGATGTTGAGCCTGTTATCATGATGATCACTGGGAATACTGACCCAAAATTTATCGTGAAGGTGATGAAATTGGGGATTTTTGATTATATCATAAAACCAATTCAAGATTTTGAAATCGCCATCAAAGTGAAACGAGCATTCGAATTTTATGGGATGAAACGTGTTGAAACAATCTCACGCAAAGAACAACAATTGAGATTAGAAGGTCAGTTAGAATGGATCCAATGGAAAGAAAAGATGAGTTCTGTTGGAAAATTCAAAAGACAGAACCAAAATCTCTTTGAAAGTTTAAAACATAGTTTTTGCCAAGGTGCTGGATTCGGTGCTTTGGTTTCCATTTTAAAAATGATTCGAGATACTTGTGAGTTTGATGGAAAATTTTACAAAATCGAAACAGAGTTAATGGAGTTAATCCAAACAAACGCTGATATGGCAGAGAAGTCTTTAAATCAATTTGCGGAGATTGATTCATTGATAAGCTCAGATGTAACCCTAAAAAAATACACAATCCAAGAGTTTTATCAGGAATTAAAAACTTGGCTCGATGAAATTTCAGATATTCTTAAGATTCAGAATCACAAAGTTGTTATCAGTGATATCAACCAAAACCATTCAGTAAAATTTTTATTAGTGAATGGAATCTGTTTTAAAAAATCATTTATAGAGATTATGACAAATGCTTGTAAATTCTCTGTTCCGAATTCTACTATAACAGTCATTATTAAAGTGGAACTGGAATGGTTTAAATGTGCTGTATACAACGAACCAATCCCAAATTATGATGGTACGATTGGTATCCCAATTCAATATGAGCATTTAATTTTTGAACCATTTTATCGGTTGTCAAAAAATGTTTTTGAGCGGTATGGAACACTTGATTTCGGTTTAGGTTTGAGTTATGTCGATACCTGTATCAAAAAACATGATGGCAAAATATCAATTTTTAATGTGAAAGACCATTTGGATTGGAATGGGAATCCGAAAACCAAAGTAGCCTTTCAACTTGCTTTACCGATCCAACTGATGAACAAATCTTAA
- a CDS encoding STAS domain-containing protein has product MKNSFKFFNTEKKERTLAVVIQIKNEDISFDGLSGFRERIMSTIQNSKEDVQLDFSEITMSLDSATIGELMKYHAALESQNLQLKLSGVNKLIRTVFRLNKLDTILHLID; this is encoded by the coding sequence ATGAAAAATTCTTTCAAATTTTTCAATACGGAAAAAAAAGAGAGAACATTGGCAGTAGTGATTCAAATCAAAAACGAAGATATTTCTTTCGATGGGCTGAGTGGGTTTCGTGAAAGGATTATGTCTACCATTCAAAATTCGAAAGAAGATGTTCAACTCGATTTTTCGGAGATCACTATGTCCTTGGATAGTGCAACCATCGGTGAATTGATGAAATACCATGCCGCACTTGAATCTCAAAATCTTCAGTTAAAACTTTCTGGAGTGAATAAATTGATTCGAACCGTCTTTCGACTGAACAAACTCGATACCATTTTACATTTAATCGATTAA